The following proteins come from a genomic window of Coffea arabica cultivar ET-39 chromosome 11c, Coffea Arabica ET-39 HiFi, whole genome shotgun sequence:
- the LOC113716495 gene encoding uncharacterized protein isoform X2, translated as MAETHIQVADVPEEESHSRQLQDQTPLLKVEQTQQSQNQETTEEDQEAYTPLDKTLKTLDSFLALLGFKQNSILSVGLSWMVFLLIGFFLPVVILQLSNCPGCEKGQIKSFELDIVASQASLAAASLICVSHNLRKYGIRKFLFVDRYTGHVERFSDQYIQKISESVRLLVLWIIHFDDYGKLLERQSDVLILIKEHIRLRHYLSKISHRFRIYLILVFLIVTVSQFVTLFQTTGYTGIISFINGGDFAVSSIVQVAGITLCLNAAAKISHRAQGIGSLAGQWHALRTCTPTDASQFRIASSTGSLEVDHMIGSLYTSYSESDLESLEFVPTSQSTPLSSYASSYHKRQALVTYLQSNPGGITVFGWTVDRGLINTIFFIQLSLVLFVLGKTVVFTSQ; from the exons ATGGCTGAAACTCATATACAAGTAGCGGACGTCCCAGAGGAGGAATCACATTCACGGCAGCTGCAAGACCAGACTCCCCTGCTCAAGGTAGAACAAACTCAACAAtcccaaaatcaagaaactacGGAAGAAGATCAAGAGGCCTACACTCCTCTTGACAAGACCCTTAAAACATTAGACTCGTTCCTCGCTCTTCTGGGcttcaaacaaaattcaatctTGAGTGTCGGACTGTCTTGGATGGTTTTCCTGCTCATTGGTTTTTTCCTTCCGGTGGttattcttcaactttctaatTGTCCCGGTTGTGAGAAGGGCCAAATTAAAAGTTTTGAGCTGGATATTGTGGCTTCTCAGGCTAGTTTGGCAGCTGCCTCTCTTATTTGTGTGTCCCACAATTTGCGGAAGTATGGCATTAGGAAGTTTCTATTTGTTGATAGGTATACTGGTCATGTGGAGAGGTTCAGTGACCAATATATTCAGAAGATCTCT GAATCTGTCCGGTTGCTGGTGTTATGG ATTATACACTTCGATGACTATGGGAAGCTCTTGGAAAGGCAATCTGAtgttttaatattaataaaagaGCATATTCGTCTGCGGCATTATCTATCAAAAATAAGCCACAGATTTAGGATCTATCTTATTCTGGTGTTCTTGATTGTCACTGTAAGCCAGTTTGTGACTCTATTCCAAACTACTGGGTATACTGGAATCATCTCATTCATTAATGGAGGTGATTTTGCT GTCTCTTCCATCGTCCAAGTAGCTGGAATAACTCTTTGCTTGAACGCAGCTGCAAAAATATCCCACAGAGCCCAAGGAATTGGATCGCTAGCTGGTCAGTGGCATGCTTTAAGGACATGCACTCCTACTGATGCATCTCAATTCAGGATTGCTAGCAGCACTGGAAGCCTGGAGGTGGATCATATGATAGGTTCTCTCTACACAAGCTACTCAGAAAGTGATTTGGAGTCTTTGGAATTTGTCCCGACCAGTCAAAGTACACCACTCTCTTCTTATGCATCTTCATACCACAAGAGGCAAGCCCTAG TGACATATTTGCAGTCCAACCCCGGGGGAATTACGGTTTTTGGATGGACGGTTGACAGGGGACTGATCAACACCATTTTCTTCATTCAACTGTCGCTCGTGCTCTTCGTGCTTGGAAAGACCGTAGTTTTCACTTCACAGTAA
- the LOC113716495 gene encoding uncharacterized protein isoform X1, whose protein sequence is MAETHIQVADVPEEESHSRQLQDQTPLLKVEQTQQSQNQETTEEDQEAYTPLDKTLKTLDSFLALLGFKQNSILSVGLSWMVFLLIGFFLPVVILQLSNCPGCEKGQIKSFELDIVASQASLAAASLICVSHNLRKYGIRKFLFVDRYTGHVERFSDQYIQKISESVRLLVLWVLPCFILKTAREVIRMLYVHHELWWQTVVILLAFVLSSTYVTIIFLCSCILFYLVCNLQIIHFDDYGKLLERQSDVLILIKEHIRLRHYLSKISHRFRIYLILVFLIVTVSQFVTLFQTTGYTGIISFINGGDFAVSSIVQVAGITLCLNAAAKISHRAQGIGSLAGQWHALRTCTPTDASQFRIASSTGSLEVDHMIGSLYTSYSESDLESLEFVPTSQSTPLSSYASSYHKRQALVTYLQSNPGGITVFGWTVDRGLINTIFFIQLSLVLFVLGKTVVFTSQ, encoded by the exons ATGGCTGAAACTCATATACAAGTAGCGGACGTCCCAGAGGAGGAATCACATTCACGGCAGCTGCAAGACCAGACTCCCCTGCTCAAGGTAGAACAAACTCAACAAtcccaaaatcaagaaactacGGAAGAAGATCAAGAGGCCTACACTCCTCTTGACAAGACCCTTAAAACATTAGACTCGTTCCTCGCTCTTCTGGGcttcaaacaaaattcaatctTGAGTGTCGGACTGTCTTGGATGGTTTTCCTGCTCATTGGTTTTTTCCTTCCGGTGGttattcttcaactttctaatTGTCCCGGTTGTGAGAAGGGCCAAATTAAAAGTTTTGAGCTGGATATTGTGGCTTCTCAGGCTAGTTTGGCAGCTGCCTCTCTTATTTGTGTGTCCCACAATTTGCGGAAGTATGGCATTAGGAAGTTTCTATTTGTTGATAGGTATACTGGTCATGTGGAGAGGTTCAGTGACCAATATATTCAGAAGATCTCT GAATCTGTCCGGTTGCTGGTGTTATGGGTACTGCCATGCTTCATTCTTAAGACTGCTCGTGAAGTCATCCGCATGTTATACGTGCATCATGAATTATGGTGGCAAACTGTCGTTATTTTACTAGCATTTGTTTTATCCTCAACCTATGTGACAATAATCTTTCTGTGCTCCTGCATATTGTTCTATCTGGTCTGCAATTTACAGATTATACACTTCGATGACTATGGGAAGCTCTTGGAAAGGCAATCTGAtgttttaatattaataaaagaGCATATTCGTCTGCGGCATTATCTATCAAAAATAAGCCACAGATTTAGGATCTATCTTATTCTGGTGTTCTTGATTGTCACTGTAAGCCAGTTTGTGACTCTATTCCAAACTACTGGGTATACTGGAATCATCTCATTCATTAATGGAGGTGATTTTGCT GTCTCTTCCATCGTCCAAGTAGCTGGAATAACTCTTTGCTTGAACGCAGCTGCAAAAATATCCCACAGAGCCCAAGGAATTGGATCGCTAGCTGGTCAGTGGCATGCTTTAAGGACATGCACTCCTACTGATGCATCTCAATTCAGGATTGCTAGCAGCACTGGAAGCCTGGAGGTGGATCATATGATAGGTTCTCTCTACACAAGCTACTCAGAAAGTGATTTGGAGTCTTTGGAATTTGTCCCGACCAGTCAAAGTACACCACTCTCTTCTTATGCATCTTCATACCACAAGAGGCAAGCCCTAG TGACATATTTGCAGTCCAACCCCGGGGGAATTACGGTTTTTGGATGGACGGTTGACAGGGGACTGATCAACACCATTTTCTTCATTCAACTGTCGCTCGTGCTCTTCGTGCTTGGAAAGACCGTAGTTTTCACTTCACAGTAA
- the LOC113716495 gene encoding uncharacterized protein isoform X4, whose product MAETHIQVADVPEEESHSRQLQDQTPLLKVEQTQQSQNQETTEEDQEAYTPLDKTLKTLDSFLALLGFKQNSILSVGLSWMVFLLIGFFLPVVILQLSNCPGCEKGQIKSFELDIVASQASLAAASLICVSHNLRKYGIRKFLFVDRYTGHVERFSDQYIQKISESVRLLVLWVLPCFILKTAREVIRMLYVHHELWWQTVVILLAFVLSSTYVTIIFLCSCILFYLVCNLQIIHFDDYGKLLERQSDVLILIKEHIRLRHYLSKISHRFRIYLILVFLIVTVSQFVTLFQTTGYTGIISFINGGDFALQKYPTEPKELDR is encoded by the exons ATGGCTGAAACTCATATACAAGTAGCGGACGTCCCAGAGGAGGAATCACATTCACGGCAGCTGCAAGACCAGACTCCCCTGCTCAAGGTAGAACAAACTCAACAAtcccaaaatcaagaaactacGGAAGAAGATCAAGAGGCCTACACTCCTCTTGACAAGACCCTTAAAACATTAGACTCGTTCCTCGCTCTTCTGGGcttcaaacaaaattcaatctTGAGTGTCGGACTGTCTTGGATGGTTTTCCTGCTCATTGGTTTTTTCCTTCCGGTGGttattcttcaactttctaatTGTCCCGGTTGTGAGAAGGGCCAAATTAAAAGTTTTGAGCTGGATATTGTGGCTTCTCAGGCTAGTTTGGCAGCTGCCTCTCTTATTTGTGTGTCCCACAATTTGCGGAAGTATGGCATTAGGAAGTTTCTATTTGTTGATAGGTATACTGGTCATGTGGAGAGGTTCAGTGACCAATATATTCAGAAGATCTCT GAATCTGTCCGGTTGCTGGTGTTATGGGTACTGCCATGCTTCATTCTTAAGACTGCTCGTGAAGTCATCCGCATGTTATACGTGCATCATGAATTATGGTGGCAAACTGTCGTTATTTTACTAGCATTTGTTTTATCCTCAACCTATGTGACAATAATCTTTCTGTGCTCCTGCATATTGTTCTATCTGGTCTGCAATTTACAGATTATACACTTCGATGACTATGGGAAGCTCTTGGAAAGGCAATCTGAtgttttaatattaataaaagaGCATATTCGTCTGCGGCATTATCTATCAAAAATAAGCCACAGATTTAGGATCTATCTTATTCTGGTGTTCTTGATTGTCACTGTAAGCCAGTTTGTGACTCTATTCCAAACTACTGGGTATACTGGAATCATCTCATTCATTAATGGAGGTGATTTTGCT CTGCAAAAATATCCCACAGAGCCCAAGGAATTGGATCGCTAG
- the LOC113716495 gene encoding uncharacterized protein isoform X3: protein MAETHIQVADVPEEESHSRQLQDQTPLLKVEQTQQSQNQETTEEDQEAYTPLDKTLKTLDSFLALLGFKQNSILSVGLSWMVFLLIGFFLPVVILQLSNCPGCEKGQIKSFELDIVASQASLAAASLICVSHNLRKYGIRKFLFVDRYTGHVERFSDQYIQKISESVRLLVLWVLPCFILKTAREVIRMLYVHHELWWQTVVILLAFVLSSTYVTIIFLCSCILFYLVCNLQIIHFDDYGKLLERQSDVLILIKEHIRLRHYLSKISHRFRIYLILVFLIVTVSQFVTLFQTTGYTGIISFINGGDFAHISAFSSMCTSPVLLLCS, encoded by the exons ATGGCTGAAACTCATATACAAGTAGCGGACGTCCCAGAGGAGGAATCACATTCACGGCAGCTGCAAGACCAGACTCCCCTGCTCAAGGTAGAACAAACTCAACAAtcccaaaatcaagaaactacGGAAGAAGATCAAGAGGCCTACACTCCTCTTGACAAGACCCTTAAAACATTAGACTCGTTCCTCGCTCTTCTGGGcttcaaacaaaattcaatctTGAGTGTCGGACTGTCTTGGATGGTTTTCCTGCTCATTGGTTTTTTCCTTCCGGTGGttattcttcaactttctaatTGTCCCGGTTGTGAGAAGGGCCAAATTAAAAGTTTTGAGCTGGATATTGTGGCTTCTCAGGCTAGTTTGGCAGCTGCCTCTCTTATTTGTGTGTCCCACAATTTGCGGAAGTATGGCATTAGGAAGTTTCTATTTGTTGATAGGTATACTGGTCATGTGGAGAGGTTCAGTGACCAATATATTCAGAAGATCTCT GAATCTGTCCGGTTGCTGGTGTTATGGGTACTGCCATGCTTCATTCTTAAGACTGCTCGTGAAGTCATCCGCATGTTATACGTGCATCATGAATTATGGTGGCAAACTGTCGTTATTTTACTAGCATTTGTTTTATCCTCAACCTATGTGACAATAATCTTTCTGTGCTCCTGCATATTGTTCTATCTGGTCTGCAATTTACAGATTATACACTTCGATGACTATGGGAAGCTCTTGGAAAGGCAATCTGAtgttttaatattaataaaagaGCATATTCGTCTGCGGCATTATCTATCAAAAATAAGCCACAGATTTAGGATCTATCTTATTCTGGTGTTCTTGATTGTCACTGTAAGCCAGTTTGTGACTCTATTCCAAACTACTGGGTATACTGGAATCATCTCATTCATTAATGGAGGTGATTTTGCT CACATCTCAGCTTTTTCCTCTATGTGCACCTCTCCCGTTCTATTGTTGTGTAGTTGA